One region of Enterobacter ludwigii genomic DNA includes:
- the hycI gene encoding hydrogenase maturation peptidase HycI, whose product MTDVLLCVGNSMMGDDGAGPLLAEMCAANSQGNWVVIDGGSAPENDVVAIRELHPDRLLIVDATDMGLNPGEIRLIDPDDIAEMFMMTTHNMPLNYLVDQIKDDVGEVLFLGIQPDIVGFYYPMTPPVKAAVEVVYSRLAGWCGDGGFSRL is encoded by the coding sequence GTGACTGACGTTTTACTGTGTGTTGGCAACAGCATGATGGGCGATGACGGCGCAGGCCCATTGTTGGCAGAAATGTGCGCGGCAAATTCTCAGGGTAACTGGGTGGTCATCGACGGTGGCAGCGCGCCGGAAAACGACGTGGTTGCGATTCGTGAGCTGCACCCGGACAGGCTGCTGATCGTTGATGCCACGGATATGGGGCTCAACCCCGGCGAGATCCGCCTGATTGACCCGGATGACATCGCCGAGATGTTTATGATGACCACCCACAATATGCCGCTGAACTACCTGGTCGATCAGATTAAAGACGACGTGGGCGAGGTGCTGTTTTTGGGGATTCAGCCGGACATTGTTGGGTTTTATTACCCGATGACGCCGCCGGTGAAAGCGGCGGTCGAAGTGGTTTATTCCCGGCTTGCGGGATGGTGTGGGGACGGGGGATTTTCCCGGCTCTGA